One Methanolobus sp. WCC4 DNA segment encodes these proteins:
- a CDS encoding helix-turn-helix domain-containing protein → MTKEYAEQLFLQEKPTLALLAIWSFQKTYASVITKEINSTFAHTTKILSKMEEHGLVKFTVEGRVKYVELTDHGFRVVDALKSLIMAIEGESPESVEGSEGDDPDAQETEASEDEKKLTRDHINRLHEQIVSTYDDLFKKSSEPQEMKMKIGPFSRDIQLLLNSIEKNEDLIDDEGLDKLSEIQNIFDTVMKQ, encoded by the coding sequence ATGACGAAAGAATATGCTGAACAACTTTTTTTACAGGAGAAACCAACTCTTGCCCTTCTGGCTATATGGTCCTTTCAAAAAACGTATGCATCAGTGATCACAAAAGAGATCAATTCAACTTTTGCCCATACGACCAAGATATTGTCTAAAATGGAAGAACACGGCCTTGTGAAGTTCACAGTTGAAGGACGTGTCAAATATGTAGAGCTTACCGATCATGGATTCCGGGTAGTTGACGCTCTCAAGAGCCTGATAATGGCCATCGAAGGAGAATCACCTGAAAGTGTCGAAGGAAGCGAAGGTGATGATCCAGACGCGCAGGAGACGGAAGCCTCGGAAGATGAGAAGAAGCTCACAAGAGACCATATTAACAGGTTACATGAACAGATAGTGTCCACATATGATGATCTTTTCAAAAAGAGTTCAGAACCGCAGGAAATGAAGATGAAGATCGGTCCTTTTAGCCGGGATATCCAGTTACTCTTAAATTCAATAGAGAAGAATGAAGACCTTATCGATGATGAAGGTCTGGATAAGCTCAGCGAGATACAGAACATCTTTGACACGGTTATGAAACAATAG
- a CDS encoding tRNA (guanine(10)-N(2))-dimethyltransferase, with product MKVRTIKEGDTEVLVPVPEEGANFAPSAAPVFYNPAMEMNRDISIAATSVFLEGIEPDPEKIITYVDALSASGIRGLRLAKELGVHTTLNDWNEDAVGLIQQNIDRLDIGDLAIASHKNANVLLHEKHFNIVDLDPFGTPAPFLAAAARSAINLLAVTATDTAPLCGAHLNSGIRKYAAIPFNNEFHSEMGVRILLGRVARELSLHDKAMTPLLSHATRHYVRTYLEIRKGAKRADKMLKDMGFIAHCPACGHREAINGLAAPIEKNCSNCSGENIIAGPLWLGKLHDPDFCSNTITELEERNSGTSQMAIKMLEFCRDELDIPMFYDQHLICKKLGVSASGIDRLIQEIRDNGFLASRTHFSGTSFKTNANITDIERIILNIR from the coding sequence ATGAAAGTAAGGACCATTAAAGAAGGAGATACTGAAGTACTGGTTCCCGTCCCCGAAGAAGGGGCTAATTTTGCTCCTTCTGCAGCACCTGTTTTTTATAATCCGGCCATGGAGATGAACCGTGATATCTCCATAGCTGCTACATCTGTTTTTCTTGAAGGGATCGAGCCTGACCCGGAGAAGATCATAACCTATGTGGATGCACTATCCGCATCCGGAATTCGTGGACTACGACTGGCGAAAGAGCTTGGTGTCCATACTACGCTCAATGACTGGAACGAGGATGCTGTTGGGCTCATACAGCAGAACATCGACAGACTGGATATCGGAGATCTGGCAATTGCAAGCCATAAGAACGCGAATGTCCTGCTACATGAGAAACACTTCAATATAGTGGACCTTGACCCATTCGGAACGCCTGCACCGTTCCTTGCAGCGGCAGCACGTTCCGCCATAAACCTTCTTGCAGTGACCGCAACCGATACTGCACCTCTTTGTGGTGCACACCTCAACTCAGGCATCAGGAAATATGCAGCCATACCATTCAACAATGAGTTCCATAGTGAGATGGGAGTGCGCATACTTCTCGGAAGGGTAGCAAGGGAACTCTCACTCCATGATAAAGCCATGACACCTCTGCTGTCACATGCCACAAGACACTACGTTCGCACATATCTTGAGATCAGAAAAGGTGCAAAGCGGGCTGATAAGATGTTAAAGGATATGGGGTTCATTGCCCATTGTCCTGCATGCGGTCACCGGGAAGCGATCAACGGACTTGCTGCACCTATTGAGAAGAATTGCAGCAACTGTAGTGGAGAGAACATAATAGCTGGTCCTTTGTGGCTCGGAAAACTGCATGATCCTGATTTTTGTAGCAATACTATCACCGAGCTGGAGGAGCGCAACAGTGGCACCAGCCAGATGGCAATAAAGATGCTTGAATTCTGCAGGGACGAACTCGATATACCCATGTTCTATGACCAGCACCTGATATGTAAGAAGCTTGGGGTATCGGCTTCCGGAATTGACAGGTTGATACAGGAAATCAGGGATAATGGCTTCCTTGCATCAAGGACGCACTTCAGCGGCACTTCCTTCAAAACGAATGCAAATATTACGGATATCGAGAGAATTATCTTGAATATCCGATAG
- a CDS encoding metallophosphoesterase, translating into MRLFAIADPHGNYSKIEELLRIAGKVDVVLIAGDITNFGPDEKALELFSMFDQQVLAVPGNCDQRSIIELIGESSATDLHGRSVTIEGVRFIGMGGSNPTPFCTPFEIQECDYEESLGNVTEQEGIDNEPLVILTHAPPFGILDNVGNEHVGCKVLNTFLDKADLMVCGHIHEARGIVTSGKTTVVNPGMAALGFAAVIDLDISADEPDVDVTLIEAGEKI; encoded by the coding sequence ATGAGATTGTTCGCTATTGCAGACCCGCATGGGAACTACTCTAAGATAGAGGAATTACTGAGAATTGCAGGAAAGGTAGATGTGGTGCTTATTGCAGGTGACATCACAAACTTCGGACCTGATGAGAAGGCACTTGAACTCTTCTCAATGTTCGACCAGCAGGTGCTTGCAGTCCCGGGTAACTGCGATCAGCGTTCAATAATAGAGCTCATAGGTGAGTCTTCCGCAACCGACCTGCATGGGAGGTCGGTCACTATTGAAGGTGTCAGGTTCATAGGAATGGGAGGGTCCAACCCAACGCCATTCTGCACTCCCTTCGAGATACAGGAATGCGATTATGAGGAAAGTCTCGGCAATGTAACAGAGCAGGAGGGTATTGATAATGAACCTCTGGTCATCCTCACACATGCACCACCTTTTGGGATACTCGATAATGTGGGAAATGAGCATGTTGGATGCAAAGTGCTCAATACATTCCTTGATAAAGCCGACCTTATGGTTTGCGGACACATCCATGAAGCAAGGGGTATTGTGACATCCGGGAAGACCACAGTGGTCAACCCCGGAATGGCAGCATTGGGTTTTGCTGCTGTTATAGACCTCGATATAAGTGCCGATGAACCCGATGTAGATGTAACACTCATAGAAGCTGGCGAGAAGATATAA
- a CDS encoding TIGR00266 family protein, producing MADEIDYKIIGNEMQLVEIELDTDEAVRAEAGAMMYMGPGIKMETSTGGGLLKGFKRALTGESFFITSFIHQAAGKGYVAFGAPYPGKIIALDLGQFGGSFLCQKDSFLCAANGIDIEIALTRKIGAGLFGGEGFILQRLKGDGLAFVHAGGTIVEKDLAPGETIRVDTGCITAFEERVTYDIQWAGGFKNALFGGEGLVLASLTGPGKVYLQSLPFSRLADRIVAASRYHTGSQKEESSGLAGIGSDALGSLLGGDR from the coding sequence ATGGCAGATGAGATCGATTATAAGATAATTGGAAATGAGATGCAGCTTGTGGAGATCGAGCTTGATACAGATGAAGCCGTAAGGGCAGAAGCAGGTGCAATGATGTACATGGGACCGGGGATCAAGATGGAAACATCCACAGGTGGCGGGCTCCTGAAAGGTTTCAAACGCGCATTGACAGGCGAGAGCTTCTTTATCACAAGTTTCATTCATCAGGCAGCAGGTAAGGGCTATGTAGCCTTTGGTGCACCATATCCTGGAAAGATAATTGCCCTTGACCTTGGTCAGTTCGGTGGCAGTTTCCTGTGCCAGAAGGACTCTTTCCTCTGTGCTGCAAATGGTATAGACATCGAGATCGCACTGACCAGGAAAATAGGTGCAGGACTCTTCGGAGGAGAAGGTTTCATACTCCAGAGACTTAAGGGGGACGGACTGGCCTTTGTACATGCAGGAGGAACTATAGTAGAGAAGGACCTGGCACCGGGAGAGACCATCAGGGTGGATACAGGGTGTATCACAGCCTTTGAGGAAAGGGTAACCTATGATATACAGTGGGCAGGTGGATTCAAGAACGCACTCTTCGGAGGAGAAGGACTGGTACTTGCCAGCCTCACAGGTCCCGGAAAAGTATACCTTCAGAGTCTGCCGTTCTCACGTCTTGCAGACAGGATAGTTGCCGCATCACGATACCACACAGGTTCACAGAAAGAGGAATCCTCAGGACTTGCAGGTATTGGTAGTGATGCTCTTGGCAGCCTGCTTGGCGGGGACCGCTAA
- a CDS encoding aminotransferase class I/II-fold pyridoxal phosphate-dependent enzyme, producing the protein MHRKNFPLHLKPYLPALQAKKHSERAYDLAEKLNIPESDILDFSTDLNPLGTPFDHSGEKDDIEQIILTSVDKIGQYPDNRYLELRNAAAAFIGRGTTFENIVPGNGSCELVRLAVQSVVNEEDLVIVPSPSSGQYRHLSEVFGAHVHSFTTKEMLTLPKMTLKRAKVVIIQNPNDPTGELISYKFLANLARNCAEHGTLLIVDESSIELSDPGMSVAGLVHDNDHLLVIRSVSGIASMPGIRLAYAIASRPVADILNSARLSWNIGASEEAIGIAFLSMGNGENSEYISRSRNLIKKERDYISRRLSRIYGFDPLKSSAHYLLVDINDLFLDSERLTEGLASHGILIRDCSDLFNAGKRYVRISVRPRNEFKRLIRTLDDVFAELSKEDAREKLEETIEQGSSASAGRGTCEYYPCHFTGQDCTFCFCPFYACEDERTGGKWIESTTGGQVWSCEHCTLLHRPKVARGVLDALMADGDTDDNIRRAWKEIIVPLL; encoded by the coding sequence GTGCACCGAAAAAATTTCCCACTTCATTTGAAGCCTTATTTGCCTGCACTGCAGGCAAAGAAACACAGCGAAAGGGCTTATGATCTTGCTGAAAAATTAAACATTCCAGAATCAGATATTCTTGATTTCAGCACAGATCTAAATCCTCTCGGCACACCTTTCGATCATTCAGGTGAAAAGGACGATATTGAACAAATTATCCTTACTTCGGTCGATAAGATCGGCCAGTATCCTGATAACAGATATCTTGAGCTCAGAAATGCTGCTGCAGCTTTCATTGGACGCGGGACCACCTTTGAGAATATAGTTCCCGGGAACGGTTCATGTGAACTTGTACGTCTTGCGGTCCAGTCGGTTGTAAATGAAGAGGATCTTGTGATAGTTCCCTCTCCTTCATCAGGTCAATACAGACATCTGTCTGAGGTTTTCGGTGCCCATGTACATTCCTTTACCACAAAGGAAATGTTAACGCTCCCGAAGATGACACTGAAACGGGCAAAGGTCGTTATCATCCAGAATCCCAATGACCCTACAGGTGAATTGATATCATATAAGTTCCTTGCAAACCTTGCACGTAACTGTGCAGAACACGGCACTCTTCTCATAGTTGATGAATCATCTATAGAACTTTCCGATCCGGGTATGAGTGTTGCTGGACTTGTACATGATAATGATCATCTTCTGGTTATACGTTCGGTCTCCGGTATAGCTTCCATGCCGGGTATTCGACTGGCATATGCTATTGCATCCCGACCTGTGGCTGATATCCTGAATTCTGCCCGCCTTTCATGGAATATAGGCGCATCAGAGGAGGCTATCGGAATTGCATTTCTCTCTATGGGGAATGGTGAGAACTCGGAATATATCTCAAGGTCACGGAATCTGATCAAAAAAGAAAGGGACTACATTAGCAGGCGTCTTTCCAGGATATATGGTTTCGATCCTTTAAAGAGCAGTGCACATTATCTTCTGGTTGATATAAATGACCTGTTCCTGGATTCAGAAAGGCTTACTGAAGGACTTGCTTCCCATGGGATACTTATCCGTGACTGTAGTGACCTTTTCAATGCAGGGAAAAGGTATGTGAGAATATCTGTCAGACCCCGGAACGAATTCAAGAGATTGATCCGCACCCTTGATGATGTCTTTGCTGAGCTCAGCAAGGAGGATGCAAGGGAAAAGCTTGAGGAGACCATTGAACAGGGTTCCTCTGCTTCAGCCGGAAGAGGCACCTGTGAGTACTATCCATGTCATTTCACAGGACAGGATTGTACATTCTGCTTCTGTCCTTTCTATGCATGTGAAGATGAAAGGACAGGTGGAAAGTGGATCGAGAGTACCACGGGTGGACAGGTATGGAGCTGCGAACATTGCACTTTATTGCATAGACCAAAAGTTGCCAGGGGCGTGCTTGACGCACTTATGGCAGACGGAGACACTGACGATAATATAAGGAGGGCATGGAAGGAAATTATTGTGCCGTTGCTTTGA
- the cobD gene encoding threonine-phosphate decarboxylase CobD: MTEQRLPLPIKKYLQSLEPCAHGGLIRKSSQKYGIPESEMLDASASLNPFGTPFEQDEPELDMQELLRKGLEKLEQYPDNRYLEYRNAAADFVGMGTTYENIIPGNGSTEIIRLVAECVISEGDIVLIPKPTFSEYEMQCKVMGAQIKYIDQEDILDLDGKLLDEAKMIFVCNPNNPTGKLLLKEQVERIAEKCAEHKTILFLDEAFIELADPEQSVAYLVEDNEYLFIQRSLTKAFAIPGIRMGFGVTSKEFASVLNNARLSWNMGCIADTVATALLRMEGGVNSKYLVDSRDLIAKERDFLMEKLSRRGFKPIESTVNYIFVDISELSMDSTELAERMASHGVLIRDCSSFQDIGGDYIRIAIRTREENERIASTVREAIAEWGREQARMQLEDNLKAAADCGRMGSNTDCPYYSCHFEGQDCTFCFCPFYPCKDSRTGGEWIESSSGGEVWSCLNCKIVHDEHVVDGLLSVFTAEGLNKESIKKAWDSVMEKNL; the protein is encoded by the coding sequence GTGACTGAACAAAGATTACCGCTCCCGATAAAGAAATATCTTCAAAGCCTTGAGCCATGTGCCCACGGCGGACTGATAAGAAAAAGTTCCCAGAAGTACGGAATACCTGAATCAGAGATGCTGGATGCAAGTGCAAGTCTGAATCCTTTTGGAACACCTTTTGAGCAGGATGAACCGGAACTCGATATGCAGGAACTTCTCAGGAAAGGACTCGAGAAACTGGAACAGTATCCTGATAACCGATATCTTGAATACAGGAATGCAGCAGCAGATTTTGTGGGTATGGGAACAACGTATGAGAATATAATCCCGGGCAATGGTTCAACTGAGATCATAAGGCTTGTTGCAGAATGTGTCATCTCTGAAGGTGACATCGTGCTCATCCCAAAACCAACGTTCAGTGAATATGAGATGCAGTGTAAGGTTATGGGAGCACAGATAAAGTACATCGACCAGGAAGATATCCTCGATCTCGATGGCAAGCTTCTTGATGAAGCAAAGATGATCTTTGTATGTAATCCAAACAATCCAACGGGAAAACTGCTCTTAAAGGAGCAGGTTGAAAGGATCGCTGAGAAATGTGCTGAGCATAAGACCATTCTTTTCCTTGACGAGGCTTTCATCGAACTGGCAGATCCGGAGCAGAGTGTTGCTTATCTTGTTGAGGATAATGAGTATCTTTTCATCCAGCGCTCCCTGACAAAGGCCTTCGCTATTCCGGGAATAAGGATGGGATTCGGAGTCACCTCTAAGGAGTTTGCCTCTGTCCTTAATAATGCAAGGCTGTCATGGAACATGGGATGCATTGCCGATACTGTTGCCACGGCCCTTCTGAGAATGGAAGGTGGGGTGAACAGTAAATATCTGGTAGACTCCAGGGATCTCATCGCAAAGGAGCGTGATTTCCTCATGGAGAAACTCTCAAGAAGGGGCTTTAAACCTATTGAGAGTACTGTGAATTACATTTTTGTTGACATTTCCGAGCTTTCCATGGACTCAACTGAACTTGCAGAACGTATGGCCTCACATGGAGTGCTGATCCGTGATTGCAGCTCCTTCCAGGATATTGGCGGAGATTACATCAGGATAGCTATACGTACAAGGGAAGAGAATGAGCGCATTGCATCCACTGTCCGCGAGGCTATAGCTGAATGGGGCAGGGAACAGGCCAGGATGCAACTGGAAGATAACCTGAAAGCTGCTGCAGACTGTGGTCGCATGGGCAGCAATACTGATTGCCCTTATTATTCATGTCACTTTGAAGGTCAGGACTGTACTTTCTGTTTCTGTCCCTTCTACCCGTGCAAGGACTCCCGGACAGGTGGTGAATGGATAGAGAGTTCCAGTGGAGGAGAGGTATGGAGCTGTCTAAATTGTAAGATCGTTCATGATGAACATGTTGTGGATGGACTGTTATCAGTGTTCACAGCTGAAGGACTTAACAAAGAAAGTATAAAGAAAGCATGGGATAGTGTTATGGAGAAGAACCTATGA
- a CDS encoding cobalamin biosynthesis protein: MILPVQADAMDLVIVLLLAYALDLIFDEPPASVHPVVWMGKLIAFFKRNVPATNRKLYGIFMGLVTILFGVSIAFIVLYIFGLEVIPSPIRYFVAAYFLKATFAIRCLYGAATEVRTELDAGRLDEARQKLSMYVSRDTSKLDEGHVSSAIIETTSENYVDGILTPLLFYACFGPYGLIAAYVFKATSTLDSMVGYMDERHRDMGWFSAKLDDVLNWLPARISVFLLSAATLVLDIFYRKVKVLDFRNAFRSGFGDGMKTPSPNSGYPMASIAGALKVKLDKPNTYVLGEGYNHPASEDIKLTSWIIMIASLLAIVVCLFIIAAYHPGY; the protein is encoded by the coding sequence ATGATACTGCCGGTACAGGCAGATGCAATGGATCTTGTGATAGTACTGTTGCTGGCCTATGCCCTTGATCTGATATTCGATGAGCCGCCGGCCTCGGTCCATCCGGTTGTCTGGATGGGAAAGCTTATCGCTTTTTTCAAAAGGAATGTTCCGGCCACTAACAGGAAGCTCTATGGGATATTCATGGGGCTTGTCACCATACTGTTCGGTGTTTCCATAGCATTTATTGTACTGTACATATTCGGCCTTGAAGTAATACCCTCTCCAATACGCTACTTTGTTGCTGCTTATTTCCTTAAGGCAACATTTGCTATACGCTGTCTCTATGGTGCTGCTACTGAGGTCAGGACCGAACTGGATGCCGGCCGACTTGATGAAGCGAGACAGAAGCTTTCCATGTATGTGAGCAGGGATACCTCAAAGCTGGATGAAGGACATGTTTCCTCGGCTATCATTGAAACGACATCAGAGAACTATGTGGATGGAATACTCACTCCTCTGTTGTTCTATGCATGTTTCGGACCTTACGGATTGATAGCTGCCTACGTTTTCAAGGCCACAAGCACCCTTGATTCCATGGTTGGGTATATGGATGAACGCCACAGGGATATGGGATGGTTCTCTGCAAAGCTGGATGATGTACTCAACTGGCTTCCAGCACGTATTTCCGTATTTTTACTCTCTGCAGCAACACTGGTCCTTGATATCTTTTACCGAAAGGTGAAGGTATTGGATTTCAGGAATGCTTTCAGGAGTGGATTCGGAGATGGGATGAAAACCCCGTCCCCGAACTCAGGATATCCTATGGCATCAATAGCCGGTGCACTTAAAGTAAAACTTGACAAACCGAACACCTATGTGCTTGGTGAAGGATATAATCATCCTGCATCAGAAGACATCAAACTTACAAGCTGGATAATAATGATAGCGTCCCTATTAGCTATCGTGGTATGTCTGTTCATAATTGCGGCGTATCATCCAGGATATTGA
- the cobZ gene encoding alpha-ribazole phosphatase CobZ, producing the protein MKLSDIESEDLKKDQSKELEGEITRDIIEILEEEGITVQMLVDAALELYAPHPGIETRELAEAKFLQELDIAISDPNLCLLIYSGVLLEKEGREGRLPNISKSSYEKDLTFIIADEVLGTSISRYISGDKGTFEFVRFDKQKPGILAELGPFMDDVIGGLIGGVSASMYTRAMAEAAALSKKPEKKEPESDVIAG; encoded by the coding sequence ATGAAATTATCAGATATCGAATCAGAAGACCTTAAGAAAGACCAGTCAAAGGAACTGGAAGGTGAGATCACCAGGGATATAATCGAGATCCTTGAAGAAGAAGGAATAACGGTTCAGATGCTTGTTGATGCTGCACTGGAACTATATGCCCCTCATCCGGGTATAGAGACCAGGGAGCTTGCGGAGGCAAAGTTCCTTCAGGAGCTTGACATCGCCATCTCCGATCCGAACCTCTGTTTACTGATATATTCAGGAGTATTGCTGGAAAAAGAAGGACGTGAGGGAAGACTACCTAACATCAGCAAGAGTTCCTATGAAAAGGACCTGACATTCATAATTGCCGATGAGGTTCTCGGAACGAGTATATCCAGATACATCAGTGGTGACAAAGGTACGTTCGAGTTCGTACGTTTTGATAAACAGAAGCCAGGTATCCTTGCAGAGCTCGGTCCTTTCATGGATGATGTCATCGGGGGACTTATTGGTGGCGTATCTGCAAGCATGTATACAAGGGCGATGGCAGAGGCAGCTGCCCTGTCGAAGAAACCTGAGAAAAAAGAACCTGAAAGTGATGTGATCGCAGGATGA
- the cobS gene encoding adenosylcobinamide-GDP ribazoletransferase: MTGFLLALKSSFGFLSTIPVGITMEGLDEFFKRTYLHQVVGIVLGLMMGAVAYLLISFLPVYISAVLMIAFIYYITGLNHLDGVADLGDGLTAHGSVEKKLKALKDMSLGIGGVAYAALIILALYASLISLYDEASVLYSTTADLARIFFFAMFVSEVSAMQSMLTVAAFGKSIHEGLGSILVNNTTVPKYLIGFVIGSIACVGASMYFGLGISGIFVFLAAIVATFVLLNVSNRHFGGVNGDVIGASNEFGRIIALITVTLVLMYGGIV; encoded by the coding sequence ATGACCGGATTCTTATTAGCCCTTAAGTCAAGTTTCGGTTTCCTTTCAACAATTCCTGTTGGAATTACCATGGAAGGACTGGATGAGTTTTTCAAAAGAACATATCTGCATCAGGTCGTTGGTATCGTCCTTGGTCTGATGATGGGTGCAGTGGCATATCTGCTCATTAGCTTTTTGCCTGTATACATAAGTGCGGTCCTTATGATCGCTTTCATCTACTATATTACCGGTCTCAATCACCTGGACGGTGTGGCCGACCTTGGTGACGGACTGACCGCACATGGTTCTGTTGAGAAGAAACTGAAGGCGCTCAAGGACATGTCTCTTGGTATCGGCGGAGTTGCCTATGCTGCTCTTATTATCCTTGCACTCTACGCTTCCCTCATTTCATTGTATGATGAAGCAAGTGTCCTGTATTCAACAACTGCAGACCTGGCGCGTATTTTCTTCTTTGCTATGTTCGTATCGGAAGTAAGTGCCATGCAATCCATGCTGACTGTAGCTGCATTCGGGAAGTCCATCCACGAGGGTCTGGGTTCCATACTCGTGAACAATACCACAGTACCTAAATACCTTATAGGTTTTGTAATTGGTAGCATTGCCTGTGTTGGAGCATCAATGTACTTTGGTCTTGGAATATCAGGTATATTTGTTTTCCTGGCGGCAATTGTGGCAACGTTTGTGCTGCTTAATGTAAGTAACAGGCATTTTGGTGGTGTGAATGGTGATGTTATTGGTGCTTCCAACGAGTTTGGAAGGATAATAGCATTGATAACCGTCACACTGGTACTAATGTACGGAGGTATTGTTTGA
- a CDS encoding NTP transferase domain-containing protein, with protein sequence MKAIVMAGGLGSRLGMGEKPCVEVLGKPLISYVLETLQETESIDEIFVAVSPATPDTASYVEKEYAGEIPVIHTGGGNYVGDMVYAVKVAGITEPLMVLMADLPLLNPDLLEKVIGEYKECGKPAMSIFSPIHVCKGLGIRPDTVFNWDGKLIVPSGINILDGNDVENEQEYISLVLDDMEFALNINTPEDLKRCKDMLLEKGQPSVTNQ encoded by the coding sequence TTGAAAGCTATTGTAATGGCTGGTGGACTTGGAAGCAGGCTTGGTATGGGGGAAAAACCCTGCGTCGAGGTATTAGGAAAACCTCTCATATCCTATGTATTGGAAACCCTGCAAGAAACCGAAAGTATAGATGAGATATTCGTTGCTGTGTCCCCTGCAACACCTGACACCGCATCTTATGTGGAAAAGGAATATGCAGGTGAGATACCGGTCATCCATACAGGTGGCGGTAATTACGTCGGTGATATGGTATATGCAGTGAAAGTTGCCGGGATAACAGAGCCACTTATGGTCCTTATGGCCGACCTGCCACTTCTGAACCCTGATCTCCTCGAAAAGGTGATAGGGGAATATAAGGAGTGTGGCAAACCTGCTATGTCCATTTTCTCTCCTATCCATGTTTGTAAAGGTCTGGGCATCAGGCCGGACACCGTTTTCAACTGGGACGGGAAATTGATAGTACCCTCGGGCATCAACATACTTGATGGCAATGATGTGGAAAATGAACAGGAATACATCAGCCTTGTTCTGGATGATATGGAATTCGCTCTTAACATTAATACCCCGGAAGACCTTAAGAGATGCAAGGATATGCTTCTTGAGAAAGGACAACCGTCTGTTACAAACCAGTGA
- a CDS encoding formylglycine-generating enzyme family protein — protein MNKRYMTLIVAIIVMIAVIGSGCTDSGDDGIEEKHEETIVDTEPEEAEVDDSTYTNSIGMEFVKVPEGEFYMGASDDERYSDKDERPVHYVSIGYDYYMGAYEVTQEQWEAVMGDDPSKFQGDDLPVEKVSWVDANEFVEKLNGMEGTESYRLPTEAEWEYACRAGTDTAFSFGDDSALMVDYGWFDDNSEDKTRPVGMKEANPWGLYDMHGNVAEWVEDEYHSSYNGAPEDGSAWLGGVDRRVIRGGSWENAEDNCRSAVRDSIGEGSRADYVGFRIVKEI, from the coding sequence ATGAACAAAAGATACATGACACTTATTGTGGCTATCATTGTTATGATAGCGGTCATTGGCAGTGGTTGTACTGATTCCGGTGATGATGGTATCGAAGAGAAACACGAAGAAACCATAGTTGATACTGAACCTGAGGAGGCCGAGGTGGATGACAGTACTTATACCAATTCTATTGGTATGGAGTTCGTGAAGGTCCCTGAAGGTGAATTCTACATGGGTGCTTCTGATGACGAAAGATACAGTGACAAGGATGAGAGGCCTGTGCACTATGTATCCATAGGATACGATTATTATATGGGTGCATATGAGGTCACTCAGGAACAATGGGAAGCAGTGATGGGAGATGATCCATCCAAATTCCAGGGTGATGACCTTCCTGTTGAGAAGGTATCCTGGGTGGATGCCAATGAGTTCGTAGAGAAGCTCAATGGAATGGAAGGCACGGAGTCATATCGCCTGCCCACAGAGGCTGAGTGGGAATATGCATGCAGGGCCGGAACCGATACAGCATTCTCATTCGGTGATGATTCTGCTCTGATGGTCGACTATGGATGGTTCGATGATAATTCAGAGGATAAGACACGTCCTGTCGGTATGAAGGAAGCAAATCCATGGGGTCTCTATGACATGCACGGTAACGTTGCAGAATGGGTGGAAGACGAATACCACAGCAGCTATAATGGTGCGCCGGAAGATGGAAGTGCATGGCTCGGCGGCGTTGACAGAAGAGTTATACGCGGCGGAAGCTGGGAAAATGCAGAGGACAACTGTCGTTCTGCTGTAAGGGACAGTATCGGTGAAGGAAGCCGCGCTGATTATGTCGGTTTCCGTATCGTGAAGGAGATCTGA